DNA sequence from the Thamnophis elegans isolate rThaEle1 chromosome 4, rThaEle1.pri, whole genome shotgun sequence genome:
GAAGTTTCAGATTGTAGGGTAGACTGGGAAGACAAAATTCTGAAATAATGACAAGCCTGGAAaagcccctgcagttttcttgacaaggcttttcaaaagtggtttgccattgcctatttcataaggctgaaagaaaatgactggcccaagaccTTCTGTATTACTGCTTCCAAAACTATAGAAAAACATCTCCATGTAGTAACCAAGGATGAAACTTAATGTGAGGAACTCTTTATTTCTACTTTGTAATTTGTAGAGATTCTTTAGGACAGCCATTCTTCTAATGTTCATAAAGAAAGCGGAATCAGATTTCTAATGACAATGCATAAAACATCTTCTGAATTTGAAAAAGGCCAAGTCCTAATAAACTTTTCTTTGTTTCAGATCTTAACCAAAGGGGAATTGCAGGTCTCTGATAAAGAACGGCATAGTCAGCTGGAGCAGATGTTTCGTGACATTGCAACCATAGTTGCAGACAAATGTGTCAATCCAGAAACCAAGAGACCCTACACAGTCATCCTTATTGAAAGAGCTATGAAGGATATACACTATTCAGTCAAACCTGGGAAAAGTACCAAGCAGCAGGTAGATGATCTCCGAAGGAAGCCACTTTGTGCCTACAAATTATAAGCATGAGGAGACACTGTAGCTTTTCCcttcacagatagtcctcaacttatgattggTCACTTAATGGCAGTTCAGACAACAGTTGAAAATTAGGACATTTTTGGAATGGGTGTTTAACTGCCTCTAACATACTTCTGGCCATCATAAAATATGCCCCATACTCAATGCATGGTTATGCAATCATATTTCAAGCACTTGACAGCAGGTTAGGTGGGTACATTATTTAGGACCATGATGACTTATGGCCAGAAATCCAGCCCCAATTgcaatcataagttgaggactatatacTACTTTGCAGTAACAGGGAATACCTGATTATCTGGCTTGAGTTGACCTATCACCAAGTAAATGAGGAAGGTGGGTTTTTTTGAAAgttacttctttttttcttctgcagaTGCCTGAAAGATGCTTAAACCTGTAGATTGGTAACATTAGGTGGGCATTGAATTTTGTAGAATTTCTTGCAATGTCTCTTTTTTAACACAGTATTGTGCCAATTGTTGTATGGATGGATATTTTCACACTCAGCATTTTTAAATCCTGAAGATACTGTTATTAattctggaaaatattttaaaaaaatccttcataCAAACTAAGTCTTTACTTACGAGAAAGTAAAAACATTTAGGTATAGTGGAGAAAATGCACAGAAAACAGTGACAGTTCTGCAACATCTAAAAATCAAAACTGTGTATTGCTATCTTTCGTCGGCTACAGCTGTCAAGATAGTAAGTTAGGCCTGGAAAGGGAGTTTCATAAAGTTGAAATCGTTGCAAGAAAGAGCATTATCTATTTCCAACTTGTTTTGCCTGTCTCATAATAGGGATTAAGGCCAAGTGGACTCACATTTGGAGGCATTATCTAAAACTATTCTACAACAtgacaaagtaaaataaaatactgtaatATTCTGGCACCAATGATTCACCAACAATTCGATctccatatttcttttttaaaaatggaagttCTCCCTAGTTTTTAGAAGGACATAAGAGTAGAATTCACTGTTGCCTCACAAGTCATGTTGGTGCAAAAGAAGAATGCTTCCCTACATAATTGGAGAGGATATTCATCTACTTCTACTAGGCAGAATCTAAGAAGAACAGATGTAGGCTGCAAGCTGTATAGAGGTTTATAGAGAATgtccagcactttgaattgcacttggaaacAAACTGGTAACCAGTGTAGCTCCAGTAACAACAATCTAATGCAGCTGTaccacagtttatttatttatttatttattaataagatttataggccgcccaatcccgagggactctgggcggcttacaaaaaagagaaaaaagaaataatgaaaaaaaaataaagccagaTTTAAAATCACCACACATATATTCGTTctgatcagggctggacctcaatagttaagcaagcaagcaaaccacAGCATTTTGGACCAGTTGAACTTTCTTGATGATCttaaagggcagccccatgttgaATGAACTATAGCAATGCTTGGGTGCTGTATTAATCTATTAAAAATTAACAAGTTAGCTGTACTTCTCGTGCTTGCAATGCAGTTCTTCGGAAAAAGCAAGAGGTCTTCTCACCAGCTCCGTTTGACTGGTTAGTCTTGGATGTAAAAATATGCCCAGCAGAACAAATGTTGTATATAGCTAAAAATATGAAATCAGAAGTGAGACTAAgtttttccaagttttttttcaaggggagcgggataaaaatgtaaaaatcagTGCGTTGGTTTGGATTCCTCTGCAGGCTTTGGAAGTCATCAAGCAGCTGAAAGAGACGATGCAGATTGAGCGGGCACACATGAGGCTACGCTTCATCCTCCCTCGGAAAGAAGGCAAGAGATTGAAAGAGAAGCTGAAGCCACTGATCAAAGTAATCGAAAGCGAGGATTTTGATGAACAGCTGGAAATTGTAAGCAGCCCAGTGTCCTTTCCTAAGTCTTTTTGTTTGGGGAAAAAGCTATTACTGTGCCTTTGGTTTTATACAAGAAGATTTATACCCGAAGTGTTGGAGGGTAGAAATAAGGACCGATATTTACACTGCAGTCATTTGCATGATTGCTCGTAAAGGAAACCTCATCGGTTCTTGCAGAAGATGTTTTACAGTGCATTGGGATAACCATGCAGCCATAAGGCAGTTTGGTATATGAACATTTAAGACCTTAGCAAAagatagggatgctgcaaagattccaTTGTGACACATctgcatttcctttttcttctaattCAAGAGAATTTGGTGCCTTTCAGTGAATTGCAGTCTTTGGGTTTTTAACGTAGTTGGGTAGAAGTGTAATATATAGACATTCCAGTCCAATTTAgtgttctttctcctttccatttaaaaaataccCTGGAGCTGGTAAAACCTCTAAAAGGCACAAATCAAAACACTCAGAATTATaacacttttttggggggtggggggagaacagCTTTATGAAATTAACCATGGAATGGTGAAAACAGTGAGAAATGATCTAATTCTCACATTGCAAAAACTTGGAGTGACATGAGACTAGGAAGAAATTCAAAACAAGGAAATTTATATAATATGCAAATAGTTCTTGTTTAGTGACTACAGATGGTACCAGCAACCACTTAGTTGTTAAGTGGAGCAGTCACTACTTGAAACCGCAAATGTGTTCATGTAAGTTGTTAacagagttagcatattacccccaacaatctgggtcctcatttgactgacctcagaaggattgaaggctgagtcaatcttttgctagtgagaattgaactgctagctgccagcagccagcagaagtagcctgcagtacatgctgcattctaaccactgcgccaccacagctcttatacaTGCAAGGGCTGGccataaaattactttttcatcaatgTTGTAACagcaaatggttgctaaacaaggactacttgtataactTACTACTGACATCACCATACAAGTGATTTAGAGGGTTTAAGAGGAGATCTAGCATATTCGTAGAGAAGGGAGAATTATTAAATGGTTTTGCCCCATTAGAGCCAAACATCACCAAACTACAGTAGTGAGAGTAAAAGCAGAAGGTTGGTCAGGGAGGTAATGGGAATAAATAGAGGGATGGCTATCATTTTTATACCCTCGTTCTTGCAAGCATCTAGCTACAACTATTCCTTGATGTacgaccatttgttcagcaactgttctGAAGTTACGATAGTGCTGAACAAATAGTGGTTATGACTGGTCCTTGGGGGTTCTGACCATTCCAGAACCCCAGCAATCACTTGATTGCCTTCTGACTGCTTGGCATTGGGCTTGCCCTTTCAGGCAGCTGCAGCACCCCATGAAtgcatgattgccatttgtgaccttctctgcCAGCTTTTCCAGAAGGTTATTAGGAAAGCTGGTAGGGAAAGTCACAAGTCATTAGGATAAACTTTCCCTCCCACATCCCCTGCCTGATTTCTGCCATACCTCCTTCTCATACCCTCCCTGCGCCTCCCTCACACCTTTGTGCACCATCCCCAATCTTTCCTCCTGCCTTTCCCCACTCGACAGCAGCCATTTACCTGCCTACCAACCTCCTTCCAAGCCACTTGGAACTTGCAACCTCCTGCCAGTTTTCCTAGTGACTTGGTTCTTTAAAGGAAGTTCCCTTTCCTAATGACCATGGGAACGACAACAATTGGGATGGCAGGGATTATCATTGCCAAGGGATGTAACCAGCTTTATGAccgtgtcacttagcaacagaaattccagtcccaattgttgtcataagtcaaggactacctgtaagttaCTTTGGGAAGAAAGATGTTGGGTCCACCTTGGTCTTATTCACCAGGACAGTTCTTTGTAAGATATGGCCTTTCCAGtctaaaaaggtaaaagttcccctcgaacatatgtgctagtcattcccgactctagggggcggtgctcatctccgtttcaaagccgaagagccagcgctgtccgaagatgtctccatggtcatgtggctggcatggctaaatgccaaaggcgcactgaatactgttaccttcccaccaaggtggcccctatttttcttcttgcatttttacatgctttcgaactgccaggttggcagaagctgcgacaagcTTTCCAACCTAACACAGTGCTAATGTTGCAGGTCTGCCTTGTGGATCCAGGCTGCTTCCGGGAGATCGATGAATTGATCAGGTGTGAAACCAAAGGCAAAGGAACCCTTGAAGTTCTCAACCTGAAAGATGTGGAAGAAGGTGATGAACGCCTGGAATAATTGGGTGCTTATGGTGTCGCTGTGCAAAGACTGTATTAAAAGGCATCCTAGAGTTGCTTCATTGAGGATTGACCTTTGAGCTTTTCCCTTTGAGGGTTTATGTAGTTATTTCCATTTGAGGTTTTATATAGGTATCCTCTGCTCCTTCCCCAAACTCTGATGGTTGGTATCAACTAAAGGTACCTTATAAACCCACTTAGCCCTTCGATTACCTGATTACCTGATAACGAAGGGACTTTACAGAGTTTACGCTTATGTTGATTGCTTTGAGTGTACCTGCAAAGTGACAATTTAATGTTAAGTGCCAAAATGCCTTTCCTTAAAAGCAAAAGGCTTCAAGGAAGGAATTGACTGCAGAATTAGCATCCTGAGTAAATAACTCAGGTTTCCCTCAAAACAAGCCGATTAATGTCTGGATTTATCAGCAGGATTTGTAAACTATGAGATAGACAACCATTGGTTGCTTTGAATGAAGTGCACAATAATGGTATTGTCCTAATTATACAGTAGCTCAATTCTGTGGATGGTGATTTACAGACCATCAGAAGAGTTTAGTGGCTGTCTTTCCAGAGTCGCTCTTGGAATTTATTAATATTGATCCAATTCTTTACTCCAGGGGAAATTGTAAAAATACTGACGACACTGAAACCAGAAGTTGTTCAGAaagtttattttggaaaaaagaaatacaataactTAATCTTGAAAACATTTGTTATAACTAGACAACCTTTAAATCCAAGTAAAAGAACTAGTTTGGCTCCAGTGTTACTTTAGCATTATTTGTTATACTAATTTAATATTTAAGAGTGAGCCAAAAGAACAGAGACCAGTTCATTATCAACCCAAAACTCTAAAGTGAGTTTGTTTCTTAAGAGTAAACTAATAGGGCTTCTgtcaaaaagaacaaaacatgCATGGCCTGATATTTGTCATTTTCTTAATCCTTGGAATTCATAGTGCAAACTATAAGAGGATTCTTTGAGGAAAGCTGCACTTTTTACCTCCTCAGACACTTTAAAGATATATATTATAAACATTGATGTACAACATCACAATAATTTCTATTATAGAATATCAAATTTAAGTTTGAAATtcttagatttttaaaatgagtTCTCTAATGAATACCAATTACAGTCTATAAGCTGTCATTAATATGCCAAGGAAGATACCAAAGCATAGGTTTGAGGATGGTTTCACGATGCCTTTCcttgacttattttttttaacaatatgcACCTTCCAGCTATCATCCTAATCTCCAGCCCACAAAGCTCAGTAGTTTCTGTGTCAGTGATTTAATTTTTCAACTACATGACTAACAAGAACTCCAAGGAGTTCTACTCACAATGTTTGTCCTAATATGAATAAACTTTACTGCTTCctctttttccagatttttttttggcgATAAGCACTGTAATTTCATATAGCCTTACTTATGTGGCATGGATATGTAAAGTTATGTTTCTTGATGACTCCGCTATATGTTAGCAAATGGTGAAGGAGAAGACACTATGTAGCAGTATCATCTTTGAGTTGTATTTCTCCTATCTTACTTAAAGATGAGAAGCAAATAATTGAGTTATCTTCCAGAACCTCataattttttgcctccccatcAAGTAGTATGGTCTCAAATTCAGGAagccttattttttttatccATATATTTAGTCCATTTTTCCAGCCCAAGTACACTTTCATGTATCTGCATTTCCTAGAATTTAATAGCCAGTATGGTCAAGGCTATCAGTGCTGGGAGAAACTATTTACCAATTTAGAGAACCTTCAGATCAATGAAAGCAATTTTAGTCCTTGCTGTAGGACCTAACTCAGTTCTGCAACTGGCTTTTAACTTTGTTAGCAGAATATGAGAAACTAAGCAATATGGACAaatattttcccttttaaaaatctCATCCAGGCGGCAACTTTTTTCCAGTGTCATCACTGTTACTATTCCCACATTATCTCCACAATTCAGGAATTGAattccagtatttatttatttttaaatgacattaaaaataacCAATGTTGTAATTCTGAGTATTGGGGTAAATTATATAAGATTGTTGACAGCTGTTACAAGACAATCTTCCTCTCACCTAACCTTGGAACAGAAGATGAATTGAAAAAGTATAGGCCAAGTGCCATTTCAATGGGACAGCTCACAAGGCATGTACCAAATGCGTTCTGTTTAGAAGTTGGCTTTATTCTCCTGGGTCAGGTGCTACAAACTTCCATAGTAGAAATGGCAGCTGTGCTGAATGTCAAAATGGCTGGTTTTCTGTCTAACCATTTGACGCTTGTATATTGCGCATGGAAAAGTGTCAGATGGCTAGACAGAAGCATGGCTGCTGCAAGAAAAAGGACACAAGCCAGCTGTGATCAGGAACCAGTTGACATGTCAACTGGAATCAAATAATTGAACACCAGTGCTAAGAAAGTTTCAACAGCGGACTTCTGTTTTGGGCTAGCTTGTAAAGGAAACTAAACCTATTTCTAGTCTTATTCATTGGCTTATTTTCCTGCCGTTTCATTTCTCACAGAAAGAGAATAAATTTTTTGATTTATGTTGCTTtaaattttaacaaaaataaaacacagaTTTTTTACTTAGATACTGACATCAAAATAAGCTTATTGTTACCTTTACTTATTTCtgtgtttatttttgttaaaaaaaacaaccaccctcATTCATCGTAGGATgagatacaaattaaataatagTACAGTCCTAAGTTTGTGTACTCAGAAGAAACTCCTGTTGTAGTAATTAAAACTGGCTGCAGTCTGTGCCAGAATAATAAATAGGTTGCAGTTGAGAATACAGTGTGTGAATAGGATCAGGCTCTATTTTCAGCAAAAGAGCTGAACAAACCCAACCCAGATTTAGCTTAAGGACATATATAGGATACTCATGGATTCTGTTTTAATAAACTGATTTGGGCATTTAAAATTTTGTTCTTTAATcatagaaaaacaagaaagaaataattgtaGAAcactttacaaaaataaaaatattcacaatcataaatttacatttacatttttatgaaAAGTTCTAAATGTACAGGACCTTAATCTAGTTAAATTGTGATACAATCCCATTGCTTGTAGTGAAATTTAATAGCAAGTTGTTCATAATTCTTAAATGAATGTACAACTCAGTTCTTAACTCCCAAGTAACTTAATAGAATTGCTGACTTTGGGAACGTACTAGAATATATCTGCTTGAATTTCTTAAGATTCTTCTTACAACGTACATTGGCATGATAAATCTTCAAGTAACCCAATAGAAATGTTCAATTACTGTCAAGATGATGTATTAAATAACAAGGTGTATTAGACTTGCAAACTTAGATCTCTGGTTGGCTGGTATTACCTATATGAGCACCACTTCCTAGGAATGAAAAAGGAATATTTCCATTCTTAAGCTTTAAGCAGCAggtgtatttttttccccagaatatGAAAGTAGTCTAGAAATCTTTGGATGGATAACTTGAGTTGGATAATCTGGTCATTCTGTTGTTTCAGATATAGATCACATCTGTTTTGTGCTGTTGGACCTAAGATGCCAGTATAAGAAAAATATTTGGTATAAGGCAAATAGACTTAAACTTAGAGCAGAGGggttgaaacattttaaaaacacagaataaaagatgatatgcattttttttaaaaaaaggcaactgTATAAAGAAgcagtaaaatataaaaatttatattagaATAGGAGTAAAATTGAATCTTTCACCACTTCCCAAAGCCAAGAAATGAAGAAACCACATTTCTAAATCACATTTGTATAATGTATCAAGTGATCACATATGACAGGTATGATTGGTATTTGAAGAAGGCATTGAAACAAATCTAATtacccctccatccctctcttccttccccccactCCATGGAATCTCCCCTCATCCAATAGCTCACAGAGAGAGAAGATAACTCCATATATCAAGTTAAAAATCTCATTGTGCGACTTAAAAATTCTGATTGCATGGCTATTATATTGACtctattctcctttccttttctctttaatACTCGTTTGGAAGTACTGATTACTCTTGGATTTTTCTTTGGGAAAAGGCATTTGAAGAAAGAGTCATCAACAGATGAGGGGAATATAAAATTAGcgagagaaagatgatagactgactgactgactgactgatagGGAGTAGATCTGTCAGTTGAACCCAGGAGCTGAATGGTACTTCCAAATTCAATGGCATATTGAAGATAAGCAACAAGGAATAACTGCACTTTGTGTCCAGTCACAAGTATCCCAAAGCATCTGTGTAGTTTCTAGGGCAGAAGCTCAAATCAGTGGCTGACTTAAATCTTGAGCACCAACTGTTGTGTAAATACTTCCTTGAGATACAGACAAATCATCAAAGGAAAAGATTTGTAGATAGGACATTGTATGATATGGAATACACAAAATGAAATGCAAAGCTGGTTACCTTAATGTGCTTTCGGTGTCCTGTTTCCATGTTATTAATAACCAGGGGATGAGTTGGAAAAGAGTTTTCTGTTGCTGCACTGGGCATGGTATTCTCAATCACGTTTAGCAGGCATGATGGTGAAAAGGACGGTTGAAGATTATTAAACAGGTCTGCTTCAAGAGTTTTCATCCAAACAGGagccttttaaaaagcagtatATTAGCCATTAATTGAGGTTTTATTTATTCAGGATAACATGAAACATTCTGAAAGCCAAAAAAACAAATTTAACTCCGTTGGTCTGGAAATTGTCCCTTTATGAAGGACTGAAGTGCACTTGTGTGAAATGCACAAATTATTATTTCCAGAAGTCTTAATGATTTAAGTAGAATATATATGTAATGTCTATGATTAACATTAGGAATATTGTATTGGCTGGTATAATACATAAAATCAAGTCAGGATTCTACAAGAATCCTATTATTAGACTCAAgtgatctttttttcttctgaagagtCACCTTCAAAAAATGATCAGGTTGAAGCATCTCTAAAAGCAGCTTCATAGGGATGAACTACAGAAACAACTGTACTATTAGTCATTTTCCCAGGAAGGGTAGTTACCTAAAGATTCAGGAGCAGGAGAAGAATGTGTAGAAGATTAATTTCACAAGTTGGGATGATTGGGTGATGGAACTGTCATTCAAGACATGACAATGCAAGCTCCACTGTGTGTATTTCAGAAGAAGGAAACGGGGAGAAGGATTTGTGCAGCTTAGATAAAAGGGCAAGTATGGTAGAGACTCAGAATCCTAGACTAggagaacagaggtggtattcagcaggttctgaccacttctggagaacaagtagcggaaattttgagtaccgtatatacttgagtataggccgacccgaatataagccgaggcacctaattttaccacaaaaaactggaaagttattgactcgagtataagcctagggtgggaaatgcagcagctaccggtaatgatgtcccgtgcagccgcgggagctatgtcccgcctcctatgacacacggcacagtgattcctatcattggatcactgtaccagaggaggtgggacattgctatgtggctgcttgccataacaaggaggaggtgggacatcgttgcagagcggcaggagggggaggaaggggaatcgtaagacagccctgcattacattagaacgtgaggaggggggatggtgcggtgcgcgctgtgcggcaaactgacacagagggaggggaaacacaGGGGCGCCAGGCCATTCACGAGCAtcacccagtggcatggccccgcccctttttctcctccatttcgggcaaatttttcactgactcaagtataagccgaggcggcttttttcagccccaaaagtgggctgaaaaactcggcttatacttgagtatatacggtagttcggagaaccggtaaataccacctctgactggccccgtccccatctattctctgcctcccaagtcccagctgatcaggaggaaatggagattttacagtaactttctcctggagtggggagggaatggagattttacagtgtccttctcctgccatgccaccaagccacatcacgcccaccaagccatgcccacagaactggtagtaaaattttttgactCCCATCACTGTAGGGGAACCTCCATTACTCAGGAAGATGGGGTCTTGTAGTATttagaaatcattttaaaatattttgtaataaaatTCCAGCAAGAGCTGTTTAAATGTTATCCCGTGTCTTCCCCACATTTCACTTAGCCACATTACCTTAGACATATCAAAACAAAGGAGGAAAAGAATTTCTAAATCAGAAAATAATTTAGTGGTGACAACAAGAAAAACATCCTGTGGGGATCTCCCAGAGCTTAAGGGATTTTGCTTAAGGTTAAGGACAAAGAATGGAGCATATGCAAAGAGGATTGTGCACAATACAGGTTCTGTCTTGTTTTGATCCTTTATTGGTGTTCCTGTTAAAAAACACAAGACTATCAAGTTCAGTGCCTGGTCTTTCTTGCTTCAAAGATCAGGTACAGGGATTGCGAAAGC
Encoded proteins:
- the SBDS gene encoding ribosome maturation protein SBDS, whose translation is MAIFTPTNQIRLTNVAVVRIRRAGKRFEIACYRNKVMGWRSGAEKDLDEVLQTHSVFVNVSKGQVAKKEDLVKAFGTDDQTEICKTILTKGELQVSDKERHSQLEQMFRDIATIVADKCVNPETKRPYTVILIERAMKDIHYSVKPGKSTKQQALEVIKQLKETMQIERAHMRLRFILPRKEGKRLKEKLKPLIKVIESEDFDEQLEIVCLVDPGCFREIDELIRCETKGKGTLEVLNLKDVEEGDERLE